A window from Carassius carassius chromosome 40, fCarCar2.1, whole genome shotgun sequence encodes these proteins:
- the cdr2b gene encoding cerebellar degeneration-related protein 2, which translates to MLTDIIEGEFDIKEEEPWYDHQDLEHDLHLAAELGKNLLEQNRDLEETLQQMYITNQEQIQEIEYLSKQVDMLRSANDQQAKLYEQLDSTAQDLELKNQRLVLENRAAQMKMEGLTEMVEGLQTQVEELHRDMQKLKLDSAEQTRSSDPDSVQGLTCCEDNSQLHKYVSHEPSVSTSRLSLKREEQDEYWELKRSVDSLQAQLNTERALRQTAELEADALVHELSQLEPKVALLGVYKERLAETEAEAQELRLLLRSSEDNVFLPLDAEVGVAVHRGRSLQHSSQLLSEKQPAVKHHGISLLNEVDAQYTALQEKYETLLRRCQGGMCTEKQKNSQTHTHSPGVNTQNDSQQPEYKALFQEIFTFIQKSKKDLKENRVKPGQVE; encoded by the exons ATGCTCACAGATATTATAGAAGGAGAATTTGATATCAAAGAGGAGGAACCATGGTACGATCATCAAGATCTGGAGCACG ATCTTCATTTGGCCGCAGAATTGGGTAAAAATTTACTGGAGCAGAACAGAGACTTAGAAGAGACTCTCCAACAGATGTACATCACCAACCAGGAACAGATACAGGAGATAGAG TATCTTTCTAAACAGGTGGATATGCTGAGGTCGGCGAACGATCAGCAGGCTAAACTCTACGAGCAGCTGGATTCAACCGCACAAGACCTGGAGCTGAAAAACCAACGCCTGGTGCTGGAGAACAGAGCGGCTCAGATGAAGATGGAAGG GCTCACTGAGATGGTGGAAGGGCTGCAGACTCAGGTGGAGGAGCtacacagagacatgcagaagCTGAAGCTGGATTCTGCTGAACAGACCCGGTCCAGTGATCCTGACAGTGTTCAGGGTCTCACATGCTGCGAGGACAACTCTCAGTTGCACAA GTACGTCTCCCATGAGCCCTCTGTTTCCACCAGCCGCTTGTCACTGAAGCGTGAGGAACAAGACGAGTACTGGGAGCTGAAGCGCTCAGTTGATTCCCTGCAGGCGCAGCTGAACACTGAGCGCGCTCTGAGACAGACGGCCGAGCTGGAAGCTGATGCTCTGGTGCATGAACTCAGCCAGCTGGAGCCCAAAGTGGCGCTGCTCGGAGTCTACAAGGAGCGCCTGGCCGAGACGGAGGCTGAAGCCCAGGAGCTCCGCCTACTTTTGCGCTCGAGCGAAGATAACGTGTTCCTCCCATTGGATGCTGAGGTGGGTGTGGCTGTACACAGGGGGCGGAGCCTGCAGCACAGCAGTCAGTTGCTTAGTGAAAAGCAGCCTGCAGTGAAGCATCATGGTATCTCTCTGCTAAATGAGGTGGATGCTCAATACACTGCCCTGCAGGAGAAATACGAAACGCTGCTGCGCCGCTGCCAGGGTGGGATGTGTACAGAGAAGCAAAAAAACAgccaaacgcacacacactcgcccGGTGTAAACACACAGAACGATTCCCAGCAGCCCGAGTACAAGGCCCTGTTTCAGGAGATTTTCACCTTTATCCAAAAGAGCAAAAAGGACCTGAAGGAGAACAGGGTCAAGCCCGGTCAGGTTGAATGA
- the mettl9 gene encoding methyltransferase-like protein 9 isoform X1, protein MCHPQMRTLIFVAWLLFYVSFLLGMRKMWTGKYVRSPLARALFMNMETDSPESPGHEVQQWYHCSPDLLGEQVRSRFVQSHLDEDTQAFLRRSMEKSSWLFTQLYHSLFSTILSPIVSRTSINGFLGRGSMFVFSNDQFQRLLRIEPEWKGQRMLDLGAGDGGVTEVMGRHFHEVFATEVSTPMKWHLQRKNYSLLGVDEWHRTGFQYDLISCLNLLDRCDEPLQLLQDIRRSLVPHSGRLVLAAVLPFQPYVETGGAWVRPKEHIKVQGKTWEEQVTHLSTDVFLKLGFQVEAVTRLPYLCEGDMYKDYYMLDDAVFVLKPHE, encoded by the exons aTGTGTCATCCGCAGATGAGGACGCTGATCTTCGTCGCTTGGCTGCTGTTTTACGTGTCTTTTCTACTGGGAATGAGAAAGATGTGGACTGGGAAGTATGTTCGCAGTCCTCTGGCTCGAGCTCTGTTCATGAACATGGAGACTGACTCACCTGAGTCACCTGGACATGAAGTCCAGCAG TGGTACCACTGCAGTCCGGATCTGCTCGGAGAACAGGTTCGCTCTCGCTTCGTTCAGAGTCATCTGGATGAGGACACACAGGCTTTCCTCCGCCGAAGCATGGAGAAATCCAGCTGGCTCTTCACACAGCTCTACCACTCTCTCTTCTCCACCATCTTGAGCCCCATCGTGTCTCGGACCTCCATCAACGG CTTTCTGGGCCGCGGCTCCATGTTTGTGTTCTCGAATGACCAGTTTCAGCGCCTTCTCCGGATCGAGCCAGAATGGAAAGGGCAGAGGATGCTGGATCTGGGAGCCGGTGACGGAGGCGTGACTGAAGTGATGGGACGACACTTTCATGAGGTGTTTGCCACCGAAGTCTCCACGCCGATGAAGTGGCATCTCCAGAGGAAGAATTACAG CCTGCTGGGGGTGGATGAGTGGCACCGGACAGGTTTCCAGTACGATCTGATCAGCTGTCTGAACCTGCTGGACCGCTGCGACGAGCCTCTGCAGCTGCTGCAGGACATCAGGAGATCACTGGTGCCACACAGCGGACGCCTGGTCTTAGCCGCTGTGCTGCCCTTCCAGCCGTATGTAGAGACCG gCGGGGCCTGGGTGCGACCCAAGGAGCACATCAAGGTGCAGGGCAAGACGTGGGAGGAGCAGGTGACTCACCTGAGCACAGACGTGTTCCTGAAGCTGGGCTTCCAGGTGGAGGCCGTCACTCGCCTGCCGTATCTGTGTGAGGGAGACATGTACAAGGACTACTACATGCTGGACGACGCCGTCTTCGTGCTGAAACCTCACGAATGA
- the mettl9 gene encoding methyltransferase-like protein 9 isoform X2 → MRTLIFVAWLLFYVSFLLGMRKMWTGKYVRSPLARALFMNMETDSPESPGHEVQQWYHCSPDLLGEQVRSRFVQSHLDEDTQAFLRRSMEKSSWLFTQLYHSLFSTILSPIVSRTSINGFLGRGSMFVFSNDQFQRLLRIEPEWKGQRMLDLGAGDGGVTEVMGRHFHEVFATEVSTPMKWHLQRKNYSLLGVDEWHRTGFQYDLISCLNLLDRCDEPLQLLQDIRRSLVPHSGRLVLAAVLPFQPYVETGGAWVRPKEHIKVQGKTWEEQVTHLSTDVFLKLGFQVEAVTRLPYLCEGDMYKDYYMLDDAVFVLKPHE, encoded by the exons ATGAGGACGCTGATCTTCGTCGCTTGGCTGCTGTTTTACGTGTCTTTTCTACTGGGAATGAGAAAGATGTGGACTGGGAAGTATGTTCGCAGTCCTCTGGCTCGAGCTCTGTTCATGAACATGGAGACTGACTCACCTGAGTCACCTGGACATGAAGTCCAGCAG TGGTACCACTGCAGTCCGGATCTGCTCGGAGAACAGGTTCGCTCTCGCTTCGTTCAGAGTCATCTGGATGAGGACACACAGGCTTTCCTCCGCCGAAGCATGGAGAAATCCAGCTGGCTCTTCACACAGCTCTACCACTCTCTCTTCTCCACCATCTTGAGCCCCATCGTGTCTCGGACCTCCATCAACGG CTTTCTGGGCCGCGGCTCCATGTTTGTGTTCTCGAATGACCAGTTTCAGCGCCTTCTCCGGATCGAGCCAGAATGGAAAGGGCAGAGGATGCTGGATCTGGGAGCCGGTGACGGAGGCGTGACTGAAGTGATGGGACGACACTTTCATGAGGTGTTTGCCACCGAAGTCTCCACGCCGATGAAGTGGCATCTCCAGAGGAAGAATTACAG CCTGCTGGGGGTGGATGAGTGGCACCGGACAGGTTTCCAGTACGATCTGATCAGCTGTCTGAACCTGCTGGACCGCTGCGACGAGCCTCTGCAGCTGCTGCAGGACATCAGGAGATCACTGGTGCCACACAGCGGACGCCTGGTCTTAGCCGCTGTGCTGCCCTTCCAGCCGTATGTAGAGACCG gCGGGGCCTGGGTGCGACCCAAGGAGCACATCAAGGTGCAGGGCAAGACGTGGGAGGAGCAGGTGACTCACCTGAGCACAGACGTGTTCCTGAAGCTGGGCTTCCAGGTGGAGGCCGTCACTCGCCTGCCGTATCTGTGTGAGGGAGACATGTACAAGGACTACTACATGCTGGACGACGCCGTCTTCGTGCTGAAACCTCACGAATGA